In Terriglobales bacterium, the sequence TTCAGCCTGAGCCGTTCGAGAGTGAGAAGGCGCAGGCCAAACGATAACCACCGCATCGAGCCCGCCGCGGCGCGATGCTCTCCCCGCCGGGAAATCCGGCACAAGGTGGGTTATGAAGCCGCTGACCGTTGTCGTCGCGCAAAGCGACCCGACTGGAGCCGAGGCTCTGGCCGCTTCCCTGCTCAGTCACTTCAAGGCTGTCCACGTGGCGCGCTCGCTCGACGAAGCGCGCATGTCGGTACCGAAGCACCGCGCCGACCTGCTGGTGATCGACCTGGAGCTGGCCTCGCTGCCCGAGGTGGAGCAGTTGCGGCGCGACCTGCCCGCCACGGCGGTGGTGTGCACGCACCGGCTCGCCGACGAGGACCTCTGGATGCAGGCGCTGGCCGCGGGCGCGGTGGATTGCTGCCACTCGTCGGACGTGCGCAGCATCGTGCTGGCCGCGGACCGCGAACACGTGATGGCGCGGACGACCGCCGCCTAGGCGGCGAGCAACTTCCGCAGCCCCGACTTCCCTGCCGGCCGCACCTGCTCGTACGTGCACTGGCGGGGATCCTTTTCCGGACGCCAGCGCAGGAACCTGGTTCCGTGCCGGAAGCGGTCGCCGGAGAAGTGATCGTAGCGGACCTCGCAGACCAAGCGCGGCTGAAGCGGGACCCAGGCCGTCTCGCGTCCCTGCGACCAGCGGCTGGGACCGCCGGGCGCGCTGCCGGTGAAACCCTCGCCGCCCGCGTACTTCGCCAGGATCTTCCTGAGCTCGTCGCGCTGCGCGGCGGTAAAGCTGGCGGAAAATCCGACGTGGTTGAGCCGGCCGGAGTCGTCGTGCAGCCCGAGCAGGAGCGAACCGACCTTGCCACCCTTCTGCGCCATGCGGTAGCCACCCACCACGCAGTCGGCCGTGCGCATGCGCTTGATCTTGTGCATGCCGGAGCGGTCGCCGCTCAAGTAAGGGCAGTCGCGCCGCTTGGCGATGACGCCGTCGAGACCGGCGGAAGCCAGTTCGCGCAGCCAGCGCTCGGCTTGGGCGAAGTCGGTGGTAGCGGGTGAGAACCGGACGCCGTCGCCGCGAGCGTTGACGAAGAACTGCTGAAGAGATTCGCGGCGGCCGTAGAGCGGTCGCTCGGTGAGGGAGCGGCCGCGGGCATCGACCAGCAGATCGAAGGCGAGATAGGTCGCCGGAGTCTCGCGCGCGAGGCGCTTGATCCGGCTCTCAGCCG encodes:
- a CDS encoding ATP-dependent DNA ligase, giving the protein MAKRPSSSRSRIRQGAVAAADLAHSFPRIDLPIRPPYRPMEAKSIDAIPSGDFLYEPKWDGFRCLAFRKGSLVVLQSKAGQPLARYFPEVVAALQRLPQSQFVLDGEIVVFDGQRLDFDALLQRIHPAESRIKRLARETPATYLAFDLLVDARGRSLTERPLYGRRESLQQFFVNARGDGVRFSPATTDFAQAERWLRELASAGLDGVIAKRRDCPYLSGDRSGMHKIKRMRTADCVVGGYRMAQKGGKVGSLLLGLHDDSGRLNHVGFSASFTAAQRDELRKILAKYAGGEGFTGSAPGGPSRWSQGRETAWVPLQPRLVCEVRYDHFSGDRFRHGTRFLRWRPEKDPRQCTYEQVRPAGKSGLRKLLAA